The following proteins are encoded in a genomic region of Vulpes vulpes isolate BD-2025 chromosome X, VulVul3, whole genome shotgun sequence:
- the MED12 gene encoding mediator of RNA polymerase II transcription subunit 12 isoform X19, with amino-acid sequence MAAFGILSYEHRPLKRPRLGPPDVYPQDPKQKEDELTALNVKQGFNNQPAVSGDEHGSAKNVNFNPAKISSNFSSIIAEKLRCNTLPDTGRRKPQVNQKDNFWLVTARSQSAINTWFTDLAGTKPLTQLAKKVPIFSKKEEVFGYLAKYTVPVMRAAWLIKMTCAYYAAITETKVKKRHVIDPFMEWTQIITKYLWEQLQKMAEYYRPGPTGSGGCGSTIGPLPHDIEVAIRQWDYNEKLAMFMFQDGMLDRHEFLTWVLECFEKIRPGEDELLKLLLPLLLRYSGEFVQSAYLSRRLAYFCTRRLALQLDGMSTHSSHVISAQSTSTLPTTPAPQPPTSSTPSTPFSDLLMCPQHRPLVFGLSCILQTILLCCPSALVWHYSLTDSRIKTGSPLDHLPIAPSNLPMPEGNSAFTQQVRAKLREIEQQIKERGQAVEVRWSFDKCQEATAGFTIGRVLHTLEVLDSHSFERSDFSNSLDSLCNRIFGLGPSKDGHEISSDDDAVVSLLCEWAVSCKRSGRHRAMVVAKLLEKRQAEIEAERCGESEAADEKGSIASGSLSAPSAPIFQDVLLQFLDTQAPMLTDPRSESERVEFFNLVLLFCELIRHDVFSHNMYTCTLISRGDLAFGAPGPRPPSPFDDPADDSERKETEGSSSSKLEDPGLSESMDIDPSSSVLFEDMEKPDFSLFSPTMPCEGKGSPSPEKPDVEKEVKPPPKEKIEGTLGVLYDQPRHVQYATHFPIPQEESCSHECNQRLVVLFGVGKQRDDARHAIKKITKDILKVLNRKGTAETDQLAPIVPLNPGDLTFLGGEDGQKRRRNRPEAFPTAEDIFAKFQHLSHYDQHQVTAQVSRNVLEQITSFALGMSYHLPLVQHVQFIFDLMEYSLSISGLIDFAIQLLNELSVVEAELLLKSSDLVGSYTTSLCLCIVAVLRHYHACLILNQDQMAQVFEGLCGVVKHGMNRSDGSSAERCILAYLYDLYTSCSHLKSKFGELFSDFCSKVKNTIYCNVEPSESNMRWAPEFMIDTLENPAAHTFTYTGLGKSLSENPANRYSFVCNALMHVCVGHHDPDRVNDIAILCAELTGYCKSLSAEWLGVLKALCCSSNNGTCGFNDLLCNVDVSDLSFHDSLATFVAILIARQCLLLEDLIRCAAIPSLLNAACSEQDSEPGARLTCRILLHLFKTPQLNPCQSDGNKPTVGIRSSCDRHLLAASQNRIVDGAVFAVLKAVFVLGDAELKGSGFTVTGGTEELPEEEGGGGSGSRRQGGRNISVETASLDVYAKYVLRSICQQEWVGERCLKSLCEDSNDLQDPVLSSAQAQRLMQLICYPHRLLDNEDGENPQRQRIKRILQNLDQWTMRQSSLELQLMIKQTPNNEMNSLLENIAKATIEVFQQSAETGSSSGSTTSNMPSSSKAKPVLSSLERSGVWLVAPLIAKLPTSVQGHVLKAAGEELEKGQHLGSSSRKERDRQKQKSMSLLSQQPFLSLVLTCLKGQDEQREGLLTSLYSQVHQIVNNWRDDQYLDDCKPKQLMHEALKLRLNLVGGMFDTVQRSTQQTTEWAVLLLEIIISGTVDMQSNNELFTTVLDMLSVLINGTLAADMSSISQGSMEENKRAYMNLVKKLRKELGERQSDSLEKVRQLLPLPKQTRDVITCEPQGSLIDTKGNKIAGFDSIFKKEGLQVSTKQKISPWDLFEGLKPSAPLSWGWFGTVRVDRRVARGEEQQRLLLYHTHLRPRPRAYYLEPLPLPPEDEEPPAPTLLEPEKKAPEPPKTDKPGAAPPSTEERKKKSTKGKKRSQPAPKTEDYGMGPGRSGPYGVTVPPDLLHHANPSSISHLSYRQGSIGLYTQNQPLPAGGPRVDPYRPVRLPMQKLPTRPPYTGVLPTTMTGVMGIEPSYKTSVYRQQQPTVPQGQRLRQQLQAKISQGILGQSTVHQMTPSSSYGLQTSQGYTPYVSHVGLQQHTGPADPTRHLQQRPSGYVHQQAPTYGHGLTSTQRFSHQTLQQAPMIGTMTPLGAQGVQAGVRSASILPEQQQQQQQQQQQQQQQQQQQQQQQQQYHIRQQQQQQILRQQQQQQQQQQQQQQQQQQQQQQQQQQAHQQQQQAAPPQPQPQSQPQFQRQGLQQTQQQQQTAALVRQLQQQLSNTQPQPSTNIFGRY; translated from the exons ATGGCGGCCTTCGGGATCTTGAGCTACGAACACCGGCCACTGAAGCGGCCGCGGCTGGGCCCTCCCGATGTGTACCCGCAAGATCCCAAACAGAAGGAG GATGAACTGACAGCCTTGAATGTAAAACAAGGTTTCAATAACCAGCCTGCTGTCTCTGGGGATGAACATGGCAGTGCCAAGAACGTCAACTTCAATCCTGCCAAG ATCAGTTCCAACTTCAGCAGCATTATTGCAGAGAAGTTACGTTGTAACACTCTCCCTGACACTGGTCGCAGGAAGCCCCAAGTGAACCAGAAGGACAACTTCTGGCTGGTGACTGCACGATCCCAGAGTGCCATTAACACCTGGTTCACTGACCTGGCTGGCACCAAGCCACTCACACAACTAGCCAAAAAG GTCCCCATTTTCAGTAAGAAGGAAGAAGTCTTTGGGTACTTAGCCAAATACACAGTGCCTGTGATGCGGGCCGCCTGGCTCATCAAGATGACCTGTGCCTACTATGCAGCAATTACTGAGACCAAGGTTAAGAAGAGACATGTCATTGACCCCTTCATGG AATGGACTCAGATCATCACCAAGTACTTATGGGAGCAGCTGCAAAAGATGGCTGAATATTACCGTCCAGGGCCCACAGGCAGTGGGGGCTGTGGTTCCACTATAGGGCCCTTGCCCCATGACATAGAGGTGGCTATCCGGCAGTGGGACTACAATGAGAAGCTGGCAATGTTCATGTTTCAG GATGGAATGCTGGACAGACACGAGTTCCTGACCTGGGTACTTGAGTGTTTTGAGAAAATCCGTCCTGGAGAGGATGAATTGCTTAaactgctgctgcccctgctgctccGA TACTCGGGGGAATTTGTTCAGTCTGCATACCTCTCCCGCCGCCTTGCCTACTTCTGTACCCGGAGACTGGCCTTGCAACTGGACGGCATGAGCACTCACTCATCTCACGTTATATCCGCTCAGTCAACAAGCACACTGCCCACCACCCCTGCTCCTCAGCCCCCAACCAGCAGCACACCCTCTACACCCTTTAGTGACCTGCTGATGTGCCCTCAGCACCGGCCCCTGGTTTTTGGCCTCAGCTGTATCCTTCAG ACCATCCTCCTGTGTTGTCCTAGTGCCCTAGTTTGGCACTACTCGCTGACCGACAGCCGCATTAAGACTGGCTCACCACTTGACCACCTGCCTATTGCCCCCTCCAACCTGCCCATGCCAGAGGGCAACAGTGCCTTTACTCAGCAG GTCCGTGCAAAGTTGCGTGAGATCGAGCAGCAGATCAAGGAGCGAGGACAGGCAGTTGAGGTTCGCTGGTCTTTTGATAAGTGCCAGGAAGCTACTGCAG GCTTCACCATTGGACGGGTGCTCCATACTTTGGAAGTGTTGGACAGCCATAGTTTTGAACGCTCTGACTTCAGTAATTCTCTCGACTCCCTTTGTAACCGAATCTTTGGATTGGGGCCTAGCAAGGATGGGCACGAG ATCTCCTCGGATGATGACGCCGTAGTATCATTACTGTGTGAATGGGCTGTCAGCTGCAAGCGTTCTGGTCGGCATCGTGCTATGGTGGTAGCCAAGCTGCTAGAGAAGAGACAGGCTGAGATTGAAGCTGAG CGTTGTGGAGAGTCAGAAGCCGCAGATGAGAAGGGTTCCATTGCCTCTGGATCCCTTTCTGCTCCTAGTGCTCCCATCTTCCAGGATGTCCTCCTGCAGTTTCTGGATACCCAGGCTCCCATGCTGA CGGACCCCCGAAGTGAGAGTGAGCGAGTGGAGTTCTTCAACTTAGTCCTGCTTTTCTGTGAACTGATTCGGCATGATGTTTTCTCACACAACATGTATACTTGCACCCTCATCTCACGGGGGGACTTGGCCTTTGGAGCCCCTGGTCCCCGGCCTCCATCCCCCTTTGATGACCCTGCTGATGACTCAGAGCGCAAGGAGACCGAGGGCAGCAGCAGTAGCAAGCTGGAG gacccagggctcTCAGAGTCCATGGACATTGACCCTAGTTCCAGTGTGCTTTTCGAGGACATGGAGAAACCTGATTTCTCA TTGTTCTCCCCTACTATGCCCTGTGAGGGGAAGGGCAGTCCATCCCCTGAGAAACCAGATGTTGAGAAGGAGGTGAAGCCCCCACCCAAGGAGAAGATAGAAGGGACCCTTGGGGTTCTTTATGACCAGCCACGACATGTGCAGTATGCCACTCACTTTCCCATCCCCCAG GAGGAGTCATGCAGCCATGAGTGCAACCAGCGGTTGGTCGTACTGTTTGGGGTGGGAAAGCAGCGAGATGATGCCCGCCATGCCATCAAGAAAATTACCAAGGATATCCTGAAGGTTCTGAACCGCAAAGGGACAGCAGAAACTG ACCAGCTTGCTCCTATTGTGCCTCTGAATCCTGGAGACCTGACATTCTTAG GTGGGGAGGACGGGCAGAAGCGGCGGCGCAACCGGCCTGAAGCCTTCCCCACTGCCGAAGACATCTTTGCTAAGTTCCAGCACCTTTCACATTATGACCAGCACCAGGTCACGGCTCAG GTCTCCCGGAATGTTCTGGAGCAGATCACGAGCTTTGCCCTTGGCATGTCCTATCACTTGCCTCTGGTGCAGCATGTGCAATTCATCTTTGACCTCATGGAATATTCGCTCAGCATCAGTGGCCTCATCGACTTTGCCATCCAG CTACTAAACGAACTGAGCGTGGTTGAGGCCGAGTTGCTCCTCAAGTCCTCGGATCTGGTGGGCAGCTACACCACCAGCCTGTGTCTGTGCATCGTGGCTGTCCTGCGGCACTACCATGCCTGCCTCATCCTCAACCAGGACCAGATGGCACAGGTCTTTGAGGG GCTGTGTGGCGTAGTGAAGCATGGGATGAACCGATCAGATGGCTCCTCTGCAGAACGCTGTATCCTTGCTTATCTCTATGATCTGTACACCTCCTGTAGCCATTTAAAGAGCAAATTTGGGGAGCTCTTCAG CGACTTTTGCTCCAAGGTGAAAAACACTATCTACTGCAACGTGGAGCCCTCAGAATCCAACATGCGCTGGGCACCCGAGTTCATGATCGACACTCTGGAGAACCCTGCAGCTCACACCTTTACCTACACGGGGCTAGGCAAGAGTCTTAGTGAGAACCCCGCTAACCGCTACAGCTTTGTCTGCAATGCCCTTATGCACGTCTGTGTGGGGCACCATGATCCCGATAG GGTGAATGACATCGCAATCCTGTGTGCAGAGCTGACTGGCTATTGCAAGTCACTGAGTGCCGAGTGGCTAGGAGTACTCAAGGCTTTATGCTGCTCCTCTAACAATGGCACTTGTGGTTTCAACGATCTCCTCTGCAATGTAGAT GTCAGTGACCTGTCTTTTCATGACTCTCTGGCTACTTTTGTTGCCATCCTCATCGCTCGGCAATGTCTGCTCCTTGAGGATCTGATTCGCTGTGCTGCCATCCCTTCACTCCTTAATGCCG cctgcAGTGAGCAGGACTCTGAGCCAGGGGCCCGGCTGACCTGCCGCATCCTCCTCCACCTTTTCAAGACGCCTCAACTCAATCCTTGCCAGTCAGATGGAA ACAAGCCTACAGTAGGAATCCGTTCCTCCTGTGACCGCCACCTGCTGGCTGCCTCCCAGAACCGCATCGTGGATGGAGCTGTGTTTGCTGTTCTCAAGGCAGTGTTTGTACTTG GGGATGCGGAACTGAAGGGTTCGGGCTTCACTGTGACAGGAGGAACAGAAGAACttccagaggaggagggaggaggtggcagtGGCAGTCGGAGGCAGGGTGGCCGCAACATCTCTGTGGAGACAGCCAGTCTGGATGTCTATGCCAAGTACGTGCTGCGCAGCATCTGCCAACAG GAATGGGTAGGAGAGCGTTGCCTTAAATCATTGTGCGAGGATAGCAATGACCTGCAAGACCCAGTGTTGAGTAGTGCCCAGGCCCAGCGCCTCATGCAGCTCATCTGCTACCCACATCGGTTGCTGGACAATGAGGACGGGGAGAACCCCCAGCGGCAGCGCATTAAGCGTATTCTGCAG AACTTGGACCAGTGGACCATGCGCCAGTCTTCCTTGGAGCTGCAGCTCATGATCAAGCAGACCCCTAACAAT GAGATGAACTCCCTCTTAGAGAACATCGCCAAGGCCACAATCGAGGTTTTCCAACAGTCAGCAGAGACAGGGTCATCTTCTGGAAGCACCACAAGCAACATGCCCAGCAGCAGCAAAGCAAAGCCGGTGCTCAG CTCTCTGGAGCGCTCTGGTGTGTGGCTGGTCGCCCCCCTCATCGCTAAGCTGCCCACCTCAGTCCAGGGGCATGTGTTAAAGGCAGCTGGAGAGGAGTTGGAGAAAGGCCAGCACCTGGGTTCCTCTTCCCGCAAAGAACGTGACCGACAAAAGCAGAAGAG CATGTCCCTGTTGAGCCAGCAGCCATTCTTATCTTTGGTGCTGACATGTCTGAAAGGGCAGGATGAGCAGCGTGAGGGCCTTCTCACCTCCCTCTATAGCCAGGTGCACCAG ATTGTGAATAATTGGCGGGATGACCAGTACTTAGACGACTGCAAACCAAAGCAGCTAATGCACGAGGCTCTCAAGCTGCGGCTCAATCTG GTGGGGGGTATGTTTGACACGGTGCAGCGCAGTACCCAGCAGACTACGGAGTGGGCTGTGCTCCTCCTGGAGATCATCATCAGCGGCACTGTCGACATGCAGTCCAACAA CGAGCTCTTCACCACGGTGCTGGACATGCTGAGCGTGCTCATCAACGGGACTCTGGCCGCGGACATGTCTAGCATCTCTCAAGGCAGCATGGAGGAGAACAAACGTGCCTACATGAACCTGGTCAAGAAGCTGCGG AAAGAGCTGGGGGAGCGCCAGTCAGACAGTCTGGAAAAAGTTCGCCAGCTGCTGCCACTGCCCAAGCAGACCCGAGACGTCATCACGTGTGAGCCACAGGGCTCCCTCATTGATACCAAGGGCAACAAGATTGCCGGCTTCGATTCCATCTTCAAGAAGGAG GGTCTACAGGTTTCCACCAAACAAAAGATCTCTCCCTGGGATCTTTTTGAGGGCTTGAAGCCATCAGCACCACTCTCTTGGGGATGGTTTGGAACGGTTCGAGTCGACCGGCGAGTGGCCCGAGGAGAGGAACAGCAGCGGTTGCTGCTCTACCACACAcacctgaggccccggccccgtGCCTATTACCTGGAGCCACTTCCACTGCCACCAGAAGATGAGGAGccccctgctcccaccctgcTAGAGCCTGAGAAAAAGGCTCCAGAGCCCCCCAAAACTGACAAACCTGGGGCTGCCCCACCCAGTACAGAGGAACGCAAGAAGAAGTCCACCAAGGGCAAGAAACGCAGCCAGCCAGCCCCCAAGACAGAG GATTATGGAATGGGCCCAGGGAGGAGTGGCCCCTATGGCGTGACGGTGCCTCCGGACCTCCTACACCATGCTAATCCCAGTTCCATATCCCATCTCAGCTACAGGCAGGGCTCCATAGGCCTGTACACCCAGAATCAGCCACTACCTGCAG GTGGCCCTCGCGTGGACCCATACCGCCCTGTGCGGTTGCCAATGCAGAAGCTGCCAACCCGACCACCTTACACTGGAGTGCTGCCCACAACCATGACTGGAGTCATGGGGATAGAACCCTCCTACAAGACCTCTGTGTACCGACAGCAGCAGCCCACCGTGCCCCAAGGACAGCGCCTTCGCCAACAGCTCCAGGCAAAGATA AGTCAGGGGATATTGGGACAGTCAACTGTCCATCAGATGACTCCCAGCTCTTCCTACGGTTTGCAGACCTCCCAG ggCTATACTCCTTATGTTTCTCATGTGGGATTGCAGCAACACACAGGCCCTGCAG ATCCTACTCGCCACCTGCAACAGCGGCCCAGTGGCTATGTGCACCAGCAGGCCCCAACCTACGGACATGGGCTGACCTCCACCCAAAG